A portion of the Gorilla gorilla gorilla isolate KB3781 chromosome X, NHGRI_mGorGor1-v2.1_pri, whole genome shotgun sequence genome contains these proteins:
- the LOC101136669 gene encoding uncharacterized protein — protein MAEFSEEEEDTVRYCCSTIEDVPEEIKEAIAYFCSKMAEINKEPEGNIGHHCYIIPKVTKEVGEASSDMPEPSTSTSQENPSMKWRKKTTCEAEEGEIEELLKAAKKIRSFVQQNSERRKAGKKSTVLIFYYHSNKKRDENQPNEDEDSHE, from the exons ATGGCAGAGTTTagtgaagaagaggaagacacTGTACGCTACTGTTGTTCTACGATAGAAGATGTTcctgaagaaataaaagaggctATAGCCTACTTTTGCTCTAAGATGGCGGAGATTAACAAGGAGCCAGAAGGGAATATAGGCCACCATTGCTACATTATCCCAAAGGTTACCAAAGAAGTAGGAGAAGCTAGTTCAGACATGCCTGAACCATCCACAAGCACAAGCCAAGAAAATCCCAGCatgaaatggagaaagaaaactaCTTGTGAAGCTGAAGAAGGTGAAATTGAGGAG TTGTTGAAGGCAGCAAAGAAGATAAGATCATTTGTTCAGCAGAATTCAGAAAGACGTAAAGCGGGGAAAAAGTCAactgtattaattttttattaccaCAGTAATAAAAAAAGGGATGAAAATCAGCCAAATGAGGATGAAGACAGCCACGAGTAA